In a single window of the Nycticebus coucang isolate mNycCou1 chromosome 13, mNycCou1.pri, whole genome shotgun sequence genome:
- the LOC128563389 gene encoding uncharacterized protein LOC128563389 produces the protein MSHMLNRDESRLVISLRRTPVCHRRLSARRRGLSFQNSLEVIQQETLEESAQSLSLDKELVHQATDRGQRQTGYGNESAVCFTELQVMRTSQPATWDMLVSSLVPVLSAQTICSMTSQGSYHDINTMACFLEKLVRRSTSSIYVSWPDGCPVVCDQYVSSPRLRFEVADIQVTVSTSYLRHQATITLAWLYQFRPIGTNPEGGMAAVYQLQKEQQALPVPAIEPAPPPADLGEQRPALEPGVPASLDLPIYIEPAPGPGSRAAPWTEPSGKPVKTGKAQPKAIVGLSQPRTVPEEMLHRAGPSSILAYTGKQVGEQLLKPLP, from the exons ATGTCCCACATGCtg AATAGAGATGAGTCTCGATTGGTGATTTCCTTGAGGAGAACACCTGTCTGCCATCGAAGGCTCTCAGCCCGACGTCGGGGCCTCTCTTTCCAGAACTCCCTGGAGGTAATCCAGCAGGAGACGCTGGAGGAGTCCGCACAATCTCTGTCTTTGGATAAAGAACTGGTGCACCAAGCCACTGACCGTGGCCAGCGCCAgactggg TATGGAAATGAGTCGGCCGTCTGCTTTACGGAGCTGCAAGTGATGAGGACCTCCCAGCCAGCCACCTGGGACATGCTGGTGAGCTCCCTGGTGCCAGTTCTTTCGGCACAAACCATCTGCTCCATGACCTCCCAGGGCTCCTACCACGACATCAACACCATGGCATGCTTCCTAGAGAAACTGgtcaggag AAGCACCTCTTCCATCTACGTCTCCTGGCCAGATGGATGCCCTGTGGTCTGCGACCAGTATGTGAGCAGTCCAAGGCTCAGGTTTGAGGTGGCTGACATACAGGTCACCGTGTCCACATCATACCTGAGGCATCAAGCCACCATCACCCTTGCCTGGCTGTACCAATTCAGGCCCATTGGCACAAACCCAGAGGGTGGGATGGCCGCAGTTTACCAGCTTCAGAAAG AACAACAGGCACTCCCAGTGCCGGCCATAGAACCAGCGCCACCGCCAGCAGATCTGGGCGAGCAGAGGCCTGCTCTGGAGCCAGGGGTGCCTGCATCCCTGGATCTCCCAATATATATCGAGCCAGCTCCAGGGCCAGGGTCAAGGGCAGCACCCTGGACAGAGCCATCTGGAAAGCCAGTGAAAACTGGAAAGGCACAACCAAAGGCAATCGTAGGCCTCAGCCAGCCCAGGACTGTGCCTGAAGAAATGCTGCACAGGGCGGGGCCGTCTAGCATCCTGGCGTACACAGGGAAACAAGTGGGTGAGCAGCTGCTCAAACCCCTTCCCTGA